The genomic interval atgtttcagtctaatgctctatccactgtgccaccgcctggtgaagCGGAAGCTAATATTTAATGATCACCTATTCTATGCCAAGGGCTCTACATGATATCTAGCGAATCTGTCCCATTTCTTTTCATCCCAGTGGCCATCTTCTATCCCATACCATCATCATCTACTgcctaatcttttttttcttaatttttccattgatttgaaagagaaaaagggagaaatgggggaagggaaagagagaagcatcaactcattgtttcacttagttccatttagttgtgcatccattggttgcttctcatatgtgccctgactggggatcaaacccatgaccttggtgcacAAGGATGACATTATATGCACCGAGTACCTGGTcagtgcttaatttttttttcctttttttagtgagagagatagagacagagagacagaaagggagagaaatgagcatcaactttgttttttttttttacagggacagagagagagggatagacaggaacggagagagatgagaaatatcaattattagtttttcattgtaacaccttagttattcattgattgctttctcatatgtgccttgaccatggggctacagcagactgagtaaccccttgctcaagccagcaaccttgggtccaagctgatgagctttgctcaaaccagatgagcccgcgctcaagctggctaccttggggtctcaaacctgggtcctctgcatcccagtccaacgctctatccactgtgccaccgcctggtcaggcgagcatcaactcttagttgcttcactttatttgttcatttattgcttatCACATATACCTTGacatgggggctccagccaaaccagtgaccccttgctcaagccagtgactttgggcttcaagctagcgaccatgtcgatgatcccacactcaagccagtgaccccccacgttcaagttggatgagcccatgctcaagccaggaacctcaggattttgaacttggTCCCTCAGCATCTCacattgatgctttatccattgtgccaccacctagccaggctttttttttttttttttaagaatttattgattttacagagaggaaaggggagggtggagcgagaagtatcaacttacaattgcttcactttagttgttcactggttgcttatagtatgtgccttgacccagcaaaaccagagttttgaaccagcaacctcagcattacaggtcgatgcttttatccatggcaccaccacagTCCAGGCCCTAATTTGTCTTACAGTCTCATTACCAAATTCACCTCTAATCTCACTCCCTCCTCCAATCAGTTCATCCTCCACAGAGCATCCAGAGTGTTCTAAAACACAAATTTCATTGTGTCACTGAGCCCTTCTTGACTCAGGGTGACACAGACCAGATTTATCAGACTGGCTCTTAGGGCCCTTCATGCCTTGTCCCTGCCACCTTCTCTAGCCCCACCTTTTGCCACATCTCTCAGGATCTCTACGCTTTAGCCAGatgaaatcattattttttaaggtaCCACCTTCAAGTTTTTGCACATGCTATTTGCTCTGACTGGGACGTTctgctctgttttctcatttacttGATTTTGTCTTGTCTTCCCACGCTCAGCTTCCCTAGAAACTGTTCCCCAAATCCTGAAGTCTGAGCGGatacccctcctccagcacaggcAAACTTTCATCATAACCACCTATTTTCTGCCATATTCATTCCCCCCTCACTATATAGATTCCATCTGGACTGGACCCATCTCATTTTACTCCACTCTTATCCCCAACTCTGGGCCCATAGCAGATTCTCAGTTTGGTCAAATAAAGTAGCATGCATAGGTGGTGAGAGTCAGGGGAAAGGTGCCATCTTTACTGTCAATTGGAGCATAggatgaccaccagggggcactTGTCCCACTGTGAAGACCTCATGGCCCAGAGAAATTTCTCCTTTCTTGTTCTGCCCACTAGCCAGGGAGGTGCGCCTGcgtacacacgtacacacacacacacacacacacacacacacacccccacacccctccctcctgcccaagTTGAAATATGCAGTTTGGTGCACTTCTCTGTGGGTCTATAAGGAGCGATATTGGGAGCTGGCAAATTTGTGCTTGTGGGTATGAATTTCTGGGTGGGGGGGCTTccaggagggaagagggatggcATTGGTGTTAAGTGAGCCCTGTCTACCTCATGATCCCTCCTTCTAGATGGCCACACTGACTTCAGGTGAGGAGAAGCCAGACAAGAACTTGGAAAGCTGCGGTGATGACAACCACCAGAGGCCTCAGCCTCCAAAAATGTGAGACTTCATTTTAGCGCTGAGGGCAGGTAGGAGGAGATGCTTCAGATCTCAAAAGAAAGGACCAAGTCTTATGCTTGACTTTGGGCTTCTTCAGGGTGGAACTTTGTTGTACTAATCTCTGTCCCTGCACCTAGAAAAGTGCCAGGTCCTGAACACGAACTCAGTGTTGAAGGGCTGTtttagaggggaggagaggtcaaGTTTTTCCATCAGATGTTTGTAATTTCTGATATCTTCCCACCCAACCCCCCAACAGTCTGACAGATGAGATGCTGCTCCAAGCCTGTGAGGGGCGAACAGCTCACAAGTAAGTAGGGGTTAGCTCCTGggtctcattttttttcccaatcaCAAGCCCTGATGATGGCTTGTGCTACTTCTTGGCTCCTTTTTACCCCAAGGAAATGATACATACTATCTGCCCATCTCAAGCTGCTTGAAGATAGACAGCTCCTCCCCTACCAAtttcccctgccttctcaagAATTAGGCCCATCTTTCCTGATAACCTCCCTCTGACGTTGACTGTATTTCAGGGCTGCCCGTTGTGGGATTACAATGAAGGCTAAGCTTGCTCGCTTGGAGGCCCAGGAGCAGGCCTTCCTGGCTCAGCTCAAAGGCCAGGACCCTGGAGTCCCTCAACTGCAGTCTGAGAGCAAGCccctcaaaaagaagaaaaagaagaggaaacagaaagaggaggaagaggctaCAGCAACTGAAAGGAATGCAGATAAGGGGTACACAGAACACACTGGCCAGACCATCAGGAaaagcaagaagaagaaaaggcaacACCGAGAAGAGAAGGTCACAGATGAGAGAGAGGGAACAACTGTAGGGCATGAGGGAGAGGCTGCAGGAACAAGAGGGCTTGGGGAACTGAAGAGCAGAGAACAAATCGGTCAGTCccccaggaaaaggaaaagaaagaagaggcagcACCAGGAAGAAGAGAAGCTGGAATTCTTAGATAAAGGAGGCGGTAAAGAGGTTGTAGGTGGCGTCAgaacagaggaagtagaaagccGAGCACACACGGATCCAAGCAACAGAAGCAAGAGGCAGCACCGTGAGGAGGAAGACTTGAGCATAGAGGAACATACAGAAGTTGAGGAGGCTGCTGCAGATGGTGGGACccgggaagcaggaagcagagcATGCAGTCATAGGAGAAACGGGAGCAAGAAAAGACAGTGGCATCAAGAGGAGGGAATCTTGGATATAAGGGATGGACATGAGGATGGCAGGACTAGGGAAGCAGAGCGCAGAGCACACCCTGGCTCAAGcagcagagggaagaagagaaggcagcaacaagcagagaagcaaaaagctGGAGTCAGCACTAAtcagaaagcaaaaaagaaacagaagagagactGAAGGTCAGATCAGGGTGGGGTTCAATCGATTTCTTTTCAGGACTTGTTTAAGCCTTAGAGACTTAAGCCTAAATTGATGCAGGTCTCCATGAAGAGAAGCTGGAATTCTTAGATAAAGGAGTACTTAAGGAGGTTGTAGATGGTATCAGAACAGGAAGTAGAAAGCTGAGCACACACATCCAAGCAGCAGAAGCAAGGAGGTCTCTTACACCCTCCCAGTGAGGAGTCCTTCCCAAGGAAGAAGCCGAGCTCTGGAATATCAGCCTGCTAAGAGGCCCGGTAGCACCATGCCTTAGTTGAAAGAGTGGGCGTCATCCCCTTTGCAGCTTCTAACCCAGAGATCATGAACTCCAGTGCCTATAGGAGCCTGGAGCCAAGGGACAAGGAGTACTGGGAGCTGTGGGAATAGGAACGCAAATACCCATTGAAGAGACATCCTTGCTAAAAACTCAAAATGTAGACTTACgtgatatgtttttaaatatataatttaatatttctttgtgaAACTAAGGAAAACATACAAATTTAGATCTATGAACCAGTTTTTAACACTATGCCAGATGATTCAATAAACATCAGCTTGGGCTCCTAGCCTGTATATGTCCTGATTGGCATCTCCATTCCCAGCCTGGGAAGctcttgaaaataaattaagtttCCCTGGAGGCCTTTGAAGAAATTCCTTATGTTAACTTCCTGTGGTCTACTACACAGTTAAATGGAAGCGAAAAATTTAGAGAACCACATCCACCATCCTGTGTCTTACCCTAATGGGTAAGAATTGTGTGTAAATGACAAACACACTTTACTTGGGAGCCTTTTTCAGCACCTGAAAGCCAATTTTTATTGCCCTCAAATGCCACAGCAATCTCTCTTGTTCTGCTTCCCCAGAGAGGACACTCTCCAGTGTTGCCTACCACCATTGACCTCTGCTGTGAGAGCTCTCAGGTCTCTACAGCTCTGGGAGAGGCActaaggctttttaaaattatttagaaaattaaatttaatgaggtgactttaattgattttagagagagaaaggggaacggaaacatcaatctgttcctttttgtgccctgaccaggactgaaGTGGCAATCTCTGTTATTGGGACGACGCTCCAGCcatctgagctatctggccagggcaaggcacTAAGTCTTTATTGGGAAAACACCACCCGCCTCCCCTCACTGCAGACGCAACACACACTCAGTGTCAGGGTATGGTGGCAGATTCAGCTGGTACTTCTTTTCCAGAGCAGATGGTACAAAACGACCCCCCAGGTAGTGGTAGCGACCTGTAAACTGGGTGGCAGCCTTTTTGGGTGCAGTCAGGGAGATGAGCAAGTCGGGCTGGATTCCTCCAGGATTTCCCTTCTCCACATCCCATCCTGAAAAGAGGGTTGTATTTAGGAAGAACAGAAGAGGTCAAGTGTCCAGCCCTCTTCCAAACCTTGTTCTACCCTAGTCCTAAAAGGAATGGGAGCCCCCTGCATCCCCACATGAAGAACTTGCATCCTTGGAGTTCCATGTATCCCTGGGCTTTGGTCTCTTGGAGCCAACCTGTAAAAGGTGCTCCTGAACTCTGCTTCCTGACTGTGTTCTGCACCTCCACACTAATCCTGGACTTGGTCTGAGCCTTGATTCAAGAATCAGGACtcctcagggccctggctggttgtcgcagtggtagagcatcggcccagcatgtgcaagtcctgggttcaattcctggccagagcacacaggagaagtgcccatctgcttctccacccctccccctttcctttctccctatctctctcttcccctcccacagccaaggttccactggagcaaagttggcctggatgctgaggacggctccatggcctccacctcaggtactagaatggcgccagttgcaacggagcagtggccccagatgggcagagcaccactccctggtgggcttgccaggtggatcctggttgggcgcatgcgggggagtctgtctctctgcctccctgcttctcacttcagaaaaaaaaaaagaacccggACTCCTCAGAATAGGGCAGGGCCACAATCCCAACCTCCTTGGGCCCAGCACCTGAGGGAATGTCGATGCTGGCAATGGGAACAGTGAGTCCGCTCAGGACACTCAGAATACTGCGGAATGGCTCCCGAACATCACCCTTGAAGCTGAAGCCAAAGATGGCATCCACCACCAACTCATAAAGCTCATCGATCAGCATGGGCTGTGGTGGAACAGGAAAAGTAAAGGGTGTCAGAGCTAGCAGCAACACAATGAACTCCTAACAGGAGAGGGCTGTCCTATGCACCCACAAACCATTCACAGAATCACCAATATAATTTTGTCTCGTTCAGATGGTATTCTGGAGCCTGGAGTTAAGTGCATGTTGGTCCCTGATTCAGGCCCAACTGAATCCACACACTTGAGTTCTGCCTGCCTGCACTGGGGAGGCTACCGTATGGAAGAGCCTAGGTTCTGGTCTTGGCATTGCCATGATGTGgtctgtgactctggacaaacCACTTCCCTTTCCTGCACCTCaatctcttcatctgtaaaatgtgttgagaattttttttttaaaactaccaagctctctggccctggctggttggctcagtggtagagcgttggcctggcgtgcaggagtcctgggttcgattcccggccagggcacacaggagaagcgcccatctgcttctccacacctctccctctccttcctctctgtctctctcttcccctcccgcagccaaggctccattggagcaaagttggtccaggcgctgaggatggctccatggcctctgcctcaggcgctagaatggctctggttgcaacagatcaacgccccagatgggcagagcatcaccccctggtgggcatgccgggtggatcccggtcgggcacatgtgggagtctgtctgactgcctccccgtttccaacttcagaaaaatacaacaataaaaaataaaaataaataaaactaccaaGCTCTCAAGTTTCCCACCCCTACATCCATGCAGCTTCAGAATGGGTTTAGGCATTCACTTCAGCTCCTGAGGAGTAGATAATGTATTCACTGCATGCTAGAAGAATGACCACAGAGTGAAAGGAGTGGCCAGGGAAGATGAAGGGGAAAGGAAGCTTAAGAGCTGGTGTTGGGAACTCAGCCCACACCTTACAGAGGAGAAGGCTTTTATACTGCTTCTATTCACATAGCATACTTTAGGCAtcttctgtgccaggcactattcctACCCTCTAAGAGTTTaatgtctagagcaggggtagtcaacctttttatatctaccactcacttttgtatctctgttagtagtaaaattttctaaccgcccactggttccacagtaatggtgatttataaaatagggaagtaactttactttataaaatttataaagcagagttacagcaagttaaagcatataataataattacttaccaaatactttatgtcgggttttcgctaagtttggcagaataaatctttataaaacaacttactatagttaaatctatctttttatttatactttggttgctccgctaccgtccatcatgaaagctggaacgcccactagtgggtggtagggaccaggttgactaccaccggtctagggcaggggtccccaaactttacacagggggccagttcactgtccctcagactgttggagggccggactataaaaaaaacctatgaacaaatccctaagcatactgcacatatcttattttaaagtaaaaaaacaaaacgggaacaaatacaatatttaaaataaagaacaagtaaatttaaatcaacaaactgaccagtatttcaatgggaactatgggcctgcttttggctaatgagatggtcaatgtgctcctctcactgaccgccaatgaaagaggtgccccttccggaagtgcggcgggggctggataaatggcctcaggggggctgcaagcagcctgcgggccatagtttggggacccctggtctagaggaagATGAGCAGGTGAGCTCAGCCTAGAAATCTGAGGAAAGAGCAGAATACAGTGGTTATTGTGGAGGAGGCACTGAAGTGCATTGAAGTGGAGCCACCTACCTCTTGGGGCATTTCACCAAGGAAAGGGATGTCCATTTTCTGACACTGGGTCACCAGTGCAGTGAAGAGTGGCTTGTTAGGCCTTTTGGGATAATAGATGGTTGGCTGGTAGccctaaaaggaaaagaaaggggtaATTTATGCCCAGGGCTTAAAAACCTTACAGTTTCCCCACAGCCCTTACCATACTCAACATACTCACAAAGAGTTTGAGGTGTCGGGCACAGACCAAGCCATCTCCTCCATTATTCCCAGGACCACAGATGACCAGGACAGTAGGGGGGTTCTTGGACATGGACGTGGGGGGATATGCCTGAAGGTAGAGTCACAGGGGATTAAAGGAGCTTTGAGCTGTACCAGCCCAGGCTTGGCCCAACTGTCCCTCCCACTCCAGTGTGCCTAGGCCAGGTATCCAGATCCAGAGTTGTGCCACTGACCTTGGCAATGGCTGTGGCACAGCTCAGCCCAGCCAGCTCCATTAGTTGGTCCACGCTGAATTGGTACTCGTTAAACAGCTCCTCATCCACGGCCTGAGCCTCCTCCTGGCTGATGTAAACTCGCTCTGCTCAGAACTCGCGCGCAGAGGCAGCACAGCGTCCCAGGTACCGCACGACAGAGGGAGCCGTCCGCCCAA from Saccopteryx leptura isolate mSacLep1 chromosome 2, mSacLep1_pri_phased_curated, whole genome shotgun sequence carries:
- the LOC136390968 gene encoding G patch domain-containing protein 4, which encodes MNVTPEVKSRGMKFAEEQLLKYGWTQGKGLGRKENGITQALRATLKQDTHGVGHDPAKEFTNHWWNELFNKTAASLVVETRKDGVQIRRLSKETVHHNHPKPNLLYQKFVKMATLTSGEEKPDKNLESCGDDNHQRPQPPKILTDEMLLQACEGRTAHKAARCGITMKAKLARLEAQEQAFLAQLKGQDPGVPQLQSESKPLKKKKKKRKQKEEEEATATERNADKGYTEHTGQTIRKSKKKKRQHREEKVTDEREGTTVGHEGEAAGTRGLGELKSREQIGQSPRKRKRKKRQHQEEEKLEFLDKGGGKEVVGGVRTEEVESRAHTDPSNRSKRQHREEEDLSIEEHTEVEEAAADGGTREAGSRACSHRRNGSKKRQWHQEEGILDIRDGHEDGRTREAERRAHPGSSSRGKKRRQQQAEKQKAGVSTNQKAKKKQKRD
- the NAXE gene encoding NAD(P)H-hydrate epimerase, with amino-acid sequence MHQSGGPGGGARPTSCMFRLRSLLSLGLLVAGSRLPRIRAQTDACRARPTWWEPQRPSSGGRGDAEVMASTVVRYLSQEEAQAVDEELFNEYQFSVDQLMELAGLSCATAIAKAYPPTSMSKNPPTVLVICGPGNNGGDGLVCARHLKLFGYQPTIYYPKRPNKPLFTALVTQCQKMDIPFLGEMPQEPMLIDELYELVVDAIFGFSFKGDVREPFRSILSVLSGLTVPIASIDIPSGWDVEKGNPGGIQPDLLISLTAPKKAATQFTGRYHYLGGRFVPSALEKKYQLNLPPYPDTECVLRLQ